The Thermococcus henrietii genome segment GTTGGGCCTCGCCTTGGCGTAGATGAAGCGGATTATTCCCGGCTCGAGCACCTCGTAGAGGTCGCTGAGGAGGATAACGTTGCCCTTGCTTCCACTCATCTTGCCCTTCTGCCCCTTGATTCCAACGAACTCGTACATGAGCGTCATCGGGGCCTTCCAGCCGAAGACCTTCTCGGAAATCTCCCTTCCTGTGTCGTAGGAGCTTCCGGCGGCGAGGTGGTCTTTTCCAGCGGGCTCGAAGTCCACCCTGAAGTGGGCCCAGCGCATCGGCCAGTCAACGCGCCAGCGGAGCTTAACGTTGCCCTCCCTTATGTCGGTCTCGCCTTCATCGCCACAGTGCTCACAGCGGTATTTAACCTTCCACCCGCCGTCCCACGAGACGAACTTCGCTTCTCTTCTGCACTTCGGGCAGTAGACCATAACAGGTTGCCAGTCGTCCTCGAGGGGCGGTTGCTTGGCCCTCTCACGGTACTTGTCGAGAACGGCCTTAATCTCGTCGCGCTTTTCGAGGGCGAGCCTTATCTCGTCGGCGTACTCGCCGGACTTGTACAGCTCGCTCGCGTAGAGGAAATCAACCTCAATGCCAAGCTTTCTCACTTCCTCCTCGAACTTCTCCATGAAGTGCTCCGCGTAGCTGTCGTGACAGCCCCAGGGGTCGGGGACCTCGCGAACCGGTTTCGTGAGGTGCTCCTTCCACTCCTGCGGGACGTTCTTGGGGACTTTTCTAAATCTGTCGTAGTCGTCCCACATGTGGATGTGCCTGACCTTTTTGCCTCTGTCCCTCAGGGCGTGGCCCACTATGTAGGCCGTGAAGAACTCTCTAAAATTGCCTATGTGAACGTAACCGCTCGGCGTGATTCCGCTCTCGACCACGTACTCTTCCTTGTCGCCCCTTTCGCGGATTATCTTTTCGGCCATGTAGTCAGCCCAGTGAACCATTCTCACCACCGCGCTAAGCTCCTCGAAAGGGCTTTTAAGGTTAGCCACCAATTGGACAACTCTCCAAAAGAAAAGTTTATAAACTTTGAGAGTAAGAACTACTGAACAATGTAACAGGTGGACGCCATGGAGTTCGAACTGAAGGGGATGAACGTATTCTTCCCGGCGTCGCTGGAGATTCAGGAGGAGCTACTCAAGGCCGGCTTTAAGGTACCGTACGACAAGGAAACCGGAAGGAGAACCCCCATCCCTGTGGTTTCGAGCTCGATGGACGGGCGAAAGCTGAGACGCGGGAGACTGCTGAAGGCGGGGGATTTTGAAACGAAAAGTAAATTCGCGGTGATTCCCGAGGAGAGGGCTTTCATCGAGCTCGAGGTTACAGAGAAGGACTTTCTCTTGATAAGGCCGAAGCCCCTGGAGTACCACCTCGAGGAGCTCGGCTTTCTCTCGGTTCCGCCGAGGCTCTGGGGAACGTGGGCGAGCTTCTCACTGCCCTTCTCAGCTTACGATGCGCTCCTTTCAGGGCTGGAAGAGTTTAAGGAGGATAGAAAGGGTTTTTACACAGCTTCAAAAGGCTCAAGGGGCAGGATTGAGGTCTACGCATACAAGGGGAGGACGAGGAAGGACCTTGGGATTCCTGTTTTCGGCTACTCCCTCGGACTCCACGGCCTAACCCTTGCGGAGGAGTACCTGAGGGAAAAAGCCGAAGAAAACGGCGTCCCCGAGGAGAGGCTTCGCTACCTCAAGCTCGGCCTGAGGAAGAGGAAGGAAACCAAGGCCGGCCTCAGGGTCGGAATCGTCTGGGAGAACGGAACGCCCGTTGAGGTTACCCTCAAGCTCTCGACGACGGAGCCGAGGGTCAGAATTCAGGGCCTCTACGGCGAGCTGGTTGGGAAGTCGAGGGGAGAGCTGACGAGAACGGACGACTGGTACATCGTGGTTCACGCTTCCGACTTCATCACCGCCCTTGAAACCGTTGGAGGGACGTTCGGATAAAGTTATTAGGTTCGGCCCATTTCATTTTTTGGTGGAATCAATGTTCGAGTGGTTGCCCTACGCGGGTTTAGCGGCCCTGCTCATACTGCTTGCAATCGGTTTCACGAGGAAGCTGGGCGAGGAATGGGCGTGGATAAACAGAAAGATAATTCACTTCAGCATCGTTCCGGCGGTTCTAATGTTCTACCGCGGAAAAATTCCCGCGGAGGTTTTCAGCGCTTCTGCTTTCGCCTTTGCCCTGTTCCAGCTGTGGCCCCACATCAAAAGGCGGGAGTTCTCGTGGTACCAGATAGAGCACAACTACGGGGAGGTCTTCTTCGCGTTTTCGGCATCGATAATACCCCTTGTTTTGCCGAGGGAGTACGCGACTGCCCTTTTGCTCGCGATGGCAATCAGCGATGGGGTAACCGGAGTGGTAAGGCACTACTACTTTAGAAGGCACGGCTTCAACGTGAAGCTCAAGAAACACTGGACTGGAAGCCTAGCGTATCTAATAACCGCCCTTGCGATAGCGCTCGCTTTCCTCGACGGTGGTGCAATAAGAAAGATGGCGTGGGCCGTGTTGCTGACCCTCGCGGAGTATCAGCCGTGGCTCGACGACAACTTGGCCGTTCCGCTGGTGGGAAGCCTGCTGTTCCTTCTCTACTGAGCCCACCTGACCTTCAGGCTGTCCTTCTTCACCTTTTTGAACTCCTCAACGAGTGCCCTTCCAGTCCTCTCCATGAACTCCTCAACGTCGGTGATGCCAACTTCCTTGAGGCCTATTGCCTCCACTCCCTCAGGAATGCCCCTAGCCTCGACGTTTATCCCGATGTGGATTTTGACGCTTACCGGGGAAACCGTTGCTATCGAGATGCTGAGCTTTCTCCCGTTCACGTAGATGTCGTCGCCCTTTCTCTCAGTCTTCACGCCGTATTCAGCCAGAACCTCACAGAGCTTGGCTATGAAGAGCTTCTGGAGCGTTGAGGCGAAGAGCGTGTTCACCAAGTCGAAAACCTCGATGATGTAGTGCACCATGTCGTCGCTCCTGATTTCCTTGCTCGCGCGGAGGTCCTCTATGTCAATCATCTCCTCGACCTTGACGTCGCACTTTCCGCGGAAGACGACGAGCGAGTTTCCGAGGATTCCAAAGTTCCTGTAGGCCCAGTGGCTTCCTATCGCGGAGCCGTCGTAGTCTATGCGTTTGTCTTTAACGACTAACAACTCCATGATATCACCCCAGCTTTTGGAGTAGTTGTTTAAGCTCCTCAAAACTCTTTACATCCACCCACATGTGGATGAAATCCACACCGGGAACGGCCATTTTGACGCCGTCGATGTGAATCACCCGGTCGTCAATGTAAATGACGTCGTCGATATCATAGCCGATGGAGCGAAGCTCCTCGATGGTTCTTCGAATCATATCGCCCTTGTCAGGATGGCCTTCGATTTTTGGAAACATGAAGTAGTCCCATAGACCAAAGCCCTCGAGAATCGGCCTTACCCTCTCCTCGATGTTCCAGCTCGCAATGCTTAGAATGAACCTATCGCTCGCCCATTCAATGAACTCGCGGACGCCGGGAAAGAGACAGAGTTTTTGGCCGAGGGAATCTGTTAAACAATCACCGCCAAACTCGTAAGGCGGAACCAAAGCAGAAGCGTCCTCGTGGCCCCAGAGGGTGCCGTCTAAATCAAGAACGAGCAGTCTCATGGAAATCACCGGGAGAGGGTATCACAGAGAATTTTAATTTTTGCGGATGGATTCTTGCAGAAGAGTCGAGTTAAGTTAAGTCATGATGAGGGCCGTGCATAGGCGAGCTGGTCTCTCAGACGCCCCGCCCGGGGCACTCGGGCTGTTGGGAGCGGCAGACTGAACGGGTCGGTTTCCCTTCCCGCTTACATCCCCGCCCCATCAAACGGGTCTTCTTCCCGAGCCCTCGTCCTGGGCAACGGACCGGTCGCCCAGGCCCAAACGCCCAGGAATGGCCGCCTATTTTCGGGGACCGCTTCGGCCTTAGATGCTTTCAGGCCTTATCGGACGCGGCGTAGCTGCCCGGCTATGCCCTGTAGGACAACCGGTAGACCAGAGGCCGCGGCTCCCTGTTCCTCTCGTACTGGGGGAGCCTTCCCCTCAGGCGGCCAGCACCCCCGGTAGATAGCATCCGACCTGTCTCACGACGGTCTAAACCCAGCTCACGTTCCCCTTTAATGGGTGAACACCCCCACCCTTGGCCCCTGCTGCAGGGCCAGGATGGGAAGAGCCGACAGCGAGGTAGCAAGCCTCGGGGTCGATATGGGCTCTCGCCCGAGACGACTCTGTTATCCCCAGGGTAGCTTTTCTGTCATCCCTGGCCCCCACCGGGGAGGCACAGGGGTTCGCTAGGCCACGCTTTCGCGGCTGGACCCGCCTCTGTTACGGGTCCAGTCAGGCCGGCTTTTGCCCTTGCACTCTACGGCGGATTCCTGACCCGCCTGAGCCGACCTTAGGGCACCCTCGATACCTTTTCGAGGGTGTGCCGCCCCAGCCAAACTGCCCACCTACCGCTGTCCCCCCTTCCGGGGGTTAGCCGTACGGCAGAGGGTGGGCGGTGTCTCATGGACGGCTCCACCCGCCCCGGAGGGCGGGCTTCGACGCCTCCCGCCTACGCTGCGCACCCCCCGCCGTACGGCAACGGCAGGCTGCAGTAAAGCTCCATGGGGTCTTCGCTTCCCACCGGGGGTCCCAGGCATATGCGCCTGGCAGAGGTTTCGCCGGGCCCCAGCCGGGGACAGTGGGGACCTCGTTACGCCATTCATGCAGGTCGGCATTTAACCGACAAGGAATTTCGCTACCTTAAGAGGGTTATAGTTACCCCCGCCGTTTACCGGTGCTTCACCCGGTTGTACCCGGGCTTCACATACCGGCACTGGGCAGGCGTCGGCCCCAGTACAAACCCTTTCGGGCTAGCTGGGACCTGTGTTTTTACTAAACAGTCGGGCCCCCCTAGTCACTGCGACCTGCGGGTTACGCACCCGCAGGCACCCCTTCTCCCGAAGTTACGGGGCCAATTTGCCGAGTTCCCTCGGCTGGGTTTCCCCCGACACGCCTTAGGCTTCTCACCCAGGGGCACCAGTGTCGGTTCTCGGTACGGTCGCGGTGGATCGTTCCCGAGGGGCTTTTCACGGGCCCCAGGGATCGGCGGAACCCCCCTTACGGGGGGCCATTCGCGCTTTCATCCGGTTCTCGCCATTACGGCACTCCCCGGACTTATACGCTTAGCCGGCCTTGTGGGCCGGTCCGCCTACCCCGAGGCGTCACCCCTCGGGCTTGCGTTGCCGCGCCTACCACCGCGGTACGGGAATATAAACCCGTTTCCCTTTCCCCGACGCCGAGTTACGGGTCGGGTTAGGACCGACTAACCCACGGCTGACGAACATTGCCGTGGAACCCTGGCCCCTACGGCGGCCGGGATTCTCACCCGGCTATGCTGCTACTCCCGGCAGGATCCGCAATACCGACGGGTCCACCGGACCTTACGGCCCGGCTTCCACCCCATCGGCACGCCCGCCTACCCGATCACGGACCAATCGGTCCGTGCGCCGGGGTCTCGGCGGCCGGCTTAAGCCCCGTCCATTTTCGGGGCCCCTGACCTCGACGGGTGAGCTGTTACGCACTCTTTAAAGGATGGCTGCTTCTAAGCCTACCTCCCCGCTGTCTAAGGCCAGGGACACCCTTTGGAGTAACACTTAGCCGGCACTTTGGGGCCTTAACCCCGGTCTGGGTTGTTCCCCTCTCGGGTGACGGCTTACACCGCCCCCCTACTCCGGCCATCTACGGCGGCGGTGGGTTCGGAGTTTGACAGGGGGCCGGGGGATTTCTCCCCCTAAACCCCCAATCAGTGCTCTACCCCACCGCCTACCTCCGGCCGGGCTATCCTGGGGGATAATTCGGCGGGAACCAGCTATCGCCGGCCTCGATTGGCCTTTCACCCCTAGCCCGGGGTCACGGGAGCGAATTGCACGTCAGCACCCCTATCGGGCCTCCATCCCTCTGTTGAGGGACTTCACCCTGCCCCGGGCTAGATCGACCGGCTTCGGGTCTCACCCGAGCGACTCCGGGCGCTTTCACACCCCGTCCCTCGCCCTTACGGGCTGCGGACCTGTCGGTTTCCCTGCGGCTTCGGGGCTGACCCCCTTAACCTCGCCGCTCGGGTGAACTCCCTGCCCCGTGATCCAAGACGGACGGTGCAACCCCGGTCACCTCCCCTCGTACTCCACGGTCGCCCGTGTTTCCTTCGGGGAGGGTCAACCCTTTCGGGCCGCACCCTCCTATCGCCGCCTGGTTTCAGGCTCTTTTCACCCCCCGCCAGGGGTGCTTTTCAGCTTTCCCTCACGGTACTAGTTCGCTATCGGTCTCGGGACGTATTTAGGGTTGGGAGCCGATGCCTCCCAGCTTCCCGCCGGATATCCGACCGACGGTACTCAGGGACACCCCAGGAGCTCGGGGGCTTACGCCTACGGGGCTTTCACCCTCTACGGCGCCGCGTTCCAGCGGACTTCGGCTTCGCCCCCAGGGCTCCTTCGGGGGCCCTACAACACCACATCCCCCGAACCTTTCGGCCCGGGGTTCAGTTTGCCCTGTGCCGCTTTCGGTCGCCCCTACTCACGGCATCGCTTTTGCTTTCTTTTCCTGCGGGTACTAAGATGTTTCAATTCCCCGCGTTCCCCCTCCCGACTGGGAGTGCGGCAAAGCCGCGGGAGGTCCCATTCGGGCATCCCCGGTTCGACGGCTGCCTGCGCCTCGCCGGGGCTTATCGCAGCTTGCCACGCCCTTCGTCGGCGCCCCGAGCCGAGCCATCCACCAGGCGGCTTAGTTGCCACCGGGCGGGGCGTTTTCTGGACCAGCTCGCCTATGCACGGCCCTCATCGTGACCCCTGTTCGGGGTCTCAGGCCCTTCCACCCCGAGCCGAGCTCGGGATGTGCACCTCTTCGTGGTGGACCGGCCGGGATTCGAACCCGGGGCCTCCGGCTTGCAAAGCCGGCGCTCTCCCAGGCTGAGCTACCGGCCCACGTTGGCAGGCCCGGCACCCCTTAAACCCCCCCGGACGGGTTTCCGGCGATAGGAGGTGATCGAGCCGTAGGTTCCCCTACGGCTACCTTGTTACGACTTCTCCCCCCTCACGGAGCCCAGGCTCGACCCGGCCTCCCCGAAGGGAGACCAGGCCTCACCCGGACCCCGCTCGGGTGGAGTGACGGGCGGTGTGTGCAAGGAGCAGGGACGTATTCGCCGCGCGATGATGACACGCGGGTACTAGGGATTCCAGCTTCACGCGGGCGAGTTGCAGCCCGCGATCCGAACTGAGGGCGGGTTTAGGGGATTCCCTTCCCCTTTCGGGGTCGGTTCCCATTGTCCCGCCCATTGTAGCGCGCGTGTAGCCCGGGGGTTTCGGGGCATACTGACCTACCGTCGCCCGCTCCTTCCTCCGGCTTATCGCCGGCGGTCCCCCCAGAGTGCCTCCTCCCCAGCGGGGAGGACTGGCAACTGGGGGCGCGGGTCTCGCTCGTTACCACACTTAAGTGGACGCCTCACGGTACGAGCTGACGGCGGCCATGCACCTCCTCTCGGCGCGTCCGGCAAGACCTTCAGCCTGGCCTTCATCCTGCCGTCGCCCCCGGTGAGGTTCCCGGCGTTGAATCCAATTAAACCGCACGCTCCACCCCTTGTAGTGCTCCCCCGCCAATTCCTTTAAGTTTCAGCCTTGCGGCCGTACTCCCCAGGCGGCGGGCTTAACGGCTTCCCTCCGGCACCGGGCGAGCTCGAAGCTCGCCCGACACCTAGCCCGCATCCTTTACAGCCAGGACTACCCGGGTATCTAATCCGGTTCGCTCCCCTGGCCTTCGTCCCTCACCGTCGGACCCGTTCCAGCCGGGCGCCTTCGCCACTGGCGGTCCCCCTGGGATTATAGGATTTCACCCCTACCCCAGGGGTACCCCCGGCCTCTCCCGGTCCCAAGGCCCGCAGTATCCCCAGCAAGCCCCACGGTTGAGCCGTGGGATTTCGCCAGGGACTTACGGGCCCGGCTACGGACGCTTTAGGCCCAATAATAGCGGCCACCACTTGGGCCGCCGGTATTACCGCGGCGGCTGCCACCGGCCTTGCCCAGCCCTTATTCCCGGAGCTTTTTACACTCCGGAAAAGCCGTGGCTGTGCCACGGCACTGGGGGTCCCCCCGTCGCGGTTGCCCGCATTGCGGAGGTTTCGCGCCTGCTGCGCCCCGTAGGGCCTGGACCCGTGTCTCAGTGTCCATCTCCGGGCTCCCACTCTCATGGCCCGTACCGATCTTCGGCTTGGTGGGCCGTTACCCCACCAACTACCTAATCGGCCGCCGGCCCATCCTCGGGCGGGCAGAGCCCCTTTCGGCCTGGGGACCTTCCAGTACCCCAGGCCTATGGGGGATTAGCCCCAGTTTCCCGGGGTTATCCCCCTCCCGAGGGTAGGTTACCGACGTGTTACTGAGCCGTCCGCCGGTGCGCGCAGAGCGCGCCCCATGACTCGCATGGCTTAGTCGGACCCCCATAGCAGTGGCCTCCGGCAGGATCAACCGGAATTGAGCAAGGAGTACGGCCGGTGGAACTCCCCTCAAATGGGGGAGTACCGATTCCCGTCCGGGGGTTTGGTCGGGGTGCCGGGCCTGCCTTACCCCCGAGGGGTCCGCCTTTCGGCGTTTCCTCGGGAGCGCACCTGGTGTGACCCGGACTGGAGGGCGGGGTTCATCTTTGGGTGCTTTGCACCCGTTCCCCCCGACGCCGCCGTCTTGGCGTCCGGGTCTTCGTCGCCCCCTGTTCGGGGGCTCCACCCAATAGGGGCGAACCCCCGCAGTGAAAAATTTTTGCAAAACCCCTTACGGGGGAGATTTTTGAAAAAGAACCTGCTAAAATTGAGAACAGGAATGCACAAAAATAGACATAAAAATGTTAAAAATTTTTGCAATCAGAGGCGGAGTATTTCCGGCACAATGCTTATCTTCGAGACGGGAGTGGGTATCGTGTTCGTGACTGCGAGCTCATCAACAGCCCTACTAACCCTCTCAATGGCACCCTCGGCAAAGACTCCATGAGTGACCCCAACGAATATTTTTCCCGCACCCAATTTCCTCAAAATCTCGGACGCCTTAACCATGGTCCCTCCGGTGCTTATGATGTCATCAACTATCAGAACGTTCTTGCCCTTAACGTCTATATCAACCGGTCTCATCTCAACCTCAGTTGGGGATATGCGCCTCTTCTCGAAGTGGCTGTACTCAAGACCAAGCTCCTCCGCAACCGCCCTAGCCCTCTCACGGGCGCCTTTGTCGGGGGCGAGGACTATGCCGTCGCCAAGCTTCTCGCGGAAGTAGTCCGCTATGACCCTCGCCGGAGAAACGTTGACCCCCCTACCCGGGAAGTACTTCAGCGTCTCGGGGTTGTGGAGGTCAAAGATGTAGAGTTCATCGTAGTAGATGCCGAGCGCCTTCATTACCGCCCTCACGCTTACCGGTTCACCCTCCTTCGTGACCCTGTCCTGCCTGCTGTAGGCGAAGTAGGGAACGACGGCACGGAGTTTCTTGAAGCCCTTCTCCCTGAGCGCGTCCCCGATGAGAAGCAACTCAACGATTTTCTCATCCTGAGGTGCGAAGGTAGAGCTGACGGCCGTTGCCTCATCGCCGGAACCAAGAACCCGAACGTACTTCTCCCCGTCTGGGAACTTCCTCAGCTCGACCTCGATGATTTCTCCACCGAGTTCCCTGAGCTCCCCCTCAAGGTGCTTCCCACCGCTCCCGATAACGAACATAAGCGCCACCTCCTTTGACGGCTTCCTGTTGAATTACCGCCTTATAAACCCACCGTCATACCAAGAGAACGGCAATAACCCCCGCGAGGAAGATTCCATCGAAGGTTCCGGCGCCACCTATGCTGACCATCGGCGCTCCGAGGCGCTTGATTTTCTCCCAGTTCATCAGGTCGGCCCCGATGAGAACCCCAAGCGTCCCGCTGACGTAGGCAACCAGCGTCGGGTTCCCGTCCCCGAGGAGCCAGCCAAGGAGAACGGCTATGAGCGGGGGAAAGAGCGTCGGCATTGCGATTCCAAGGCCACGAATCGGTCTCGCGACGGCGTTGCTGAGGAGCGAGGCAATGAAAACCGCGAGAAGGGTGTTCAGGAGGAGGCCGTACTCCCCGAGGTGGACGAGGCGAAAGAGCTCGTAGAGAACTATGCTCAGCGGGACCAGAGCACCACCGACGTTGACGGCTATGACCGTCTTCCGCTCCTCCCAGTCGAAGTAGGGCATCGGGTAGAGAATCCCGAAGAAGCCGACTTCTCTAACCCGTATCACGGGCTCATAAGTTACCTCCTCCGCTATGGGTATGTTTATGAAGCTCCCGACGAGCGCAAAGACGAAGAGGGTGACCGCCACACCGGGCGGAAGGCCGAGCCTGTCGAAGGCCATGAGAACCGCACCGGAGAAGAAAACGAAGACGAGGACGAAGGCAACCGCTATGAGAATCAGAAACGGCCAGTTAAGGGGCGGGAACAGGAAGCGCCGGACCTTATTCATCCTTAACCACCACGTTGGCCCATATCTGGACTCCCTTGGCCATCTCCACCTCCTTGGGGCGGTCGAACTTCTCGGCGTTCCTGAGCACCCACGCGTAGAGTGGCTTCCCGTTGGAGTACTCGCGGAGGAAAGAAACGCTCGCGCGGTGCTTGTCCTCGTGTTCAGCTAACTCCTCCGGCGTGAACGGCCCGAGAACGTCAACGAGCTCCGCCTTCCCGATGGCCTTTCCGTTGCTGATTATCAGAATCTCCCCTCTGATTTTCGTTCTCGTCTTCCTAATCTCCCACACCTTCTTGCCCTCGACGATTAGGCTCGCGTAGGGTTCCCTCACGATGAGGCCCTTTTTCCTCTCCATCGCCATCGCCCTTAGTAGGTTTCGAGCTTAATAAAACCAACGCTGGGAAAACTTTAAGTCCGCTTTATCAAAGGCACTTGAGGAGGTCGAACCGATGAAGGTCATCTGGTACGGTCACGCATGCTTCTGGATTGAGACGAACGGGGTGAAGATACTGATAGACCCCTACCCAGAGGTTGACGACGACCGAATTGGCGAGGTTAACTACATCCTGATAACCCACGAGCACACGGACCACTACGGAAAGGTCGAGCTCCTCTCAAGGCTCCGCGACGCCACGGTAATAGGCCCCAAGCAGGTCTACCTGATGGCGGTGGCAGATGGCGTTACGAAGGTCAGGGAAATTGAGGCGGGACAGACGATAGAGCTCGAAAACGGCGTAAAGGTTACGGCCATCTACGTCGAGCACCCGTCGAGCCAGTACCCGCTCGGCTACCTGATAGAGGGCGACAAGAGGCTCCTCCATCCCGGCGACACCTACGCCGGCCCCGTGTTCCAGAGGCTTCGCGGTAAGGTGGACATCCTGCTCGTCCCGATAAGCGGTCGCTCAACTGCGAACGCGAGGGAAGCAACTCAGATAGTTGAAGACGTGAGACCGAGGGTGGTAATCCCGATGCACTACGGCGTTTACAACGACGCCGACCCGTCAAAGCTGGCCGAGGAGCTCAGGAAGAGACGCATCTGGACGCTCGTCAGAGAGCCCCAGCTCTACGAGGAGATGTCCTTCTGAGGGAAAGGCATGCTCTCCACAGGCTCGCGGAAGCTCGACGAACTGCTCGGGGGAGGCTTCGCCCCCGGCGTGCTCACCCAGATTTATGGCCCCTACGCCACAGGAAAGACGACCTTAGCGGTCCAGACGGGAATTCTGAGCGGTAAGAAGGTCGCCTA includes the following:
- the lysS gene encoding lysine--tRNA ligase; the protein is MVHWADYMAEKIIRERGDKEEYVVESGITPSGYVHIGNFREFFTAYIVGHALRDRGKKVRHIHMWDDYDRFRKVPKNVPQEWKEHLTKPVREVPDPWGCHDSYAEHFMEKFEEEVRKLGIEVDFLYASELYKSGEYADEIRLALEKRDEIKAVLDKYRERAKQPPLEDDWQPVMVYCPKCRREAKFVSWDGGWKVKYRCEHCGDEGETDIREGNVKLRWRVDWPMRWAHFRVDFEPAGKDHLAAGSSYDTGREISEKVFGWKAPMTLMYEFVGIKGQKGKMSGSKGNVILLSDLYEVLEPGIIRFIYAKARPNKELKIDLGLGLLNLYDEFDKVERIYFGLEHAKNPEEEEELKRTYELSMPKVPERLIAQAPFRFLVTLVQMPHLDEDGIIRVLQEQGHVPENLSKEDLERIRLRIRLAKNWVEKYAPENVKFSLLEELPQLELKPEIREAMRELADWIEANTFTVDELNNAIFDVAKKRGIPSKEWFKALYNLFIGKDRGPRLAPFLASLDKEFVVKRLRFEA
- a CDS encoding PhoI, with the protein product MEFELKGMNVFFPASLEIQEELLKAGFKVPYDKETGRRTPIPVVSSSMDGRKLRRGRLLKAGDFETKSKFAVIPEERAFIELEVTEKDFLLIRPKPLEYHLEELGFLSVPPRLWGTWASFSLPFSAYDALLSGLEEFKEDRKGFYTASKGSRGRIEVYAYKGRTRKDLGIPVFGYSLGLHGLTLAEEYLREKAEENGVPEERLRYLKLGLRKRKETKAGLRVGIVWENGTPVEVTLKLSTTEPRVRIQGLYGELVGKSRGELTRTDDWYIVVHASDFITALETVGGTFG
- a CDS encoding ASCH domain-containing protein, translated to MAMERKKGLIVREPYASLIVEGKKVWEIRKTRTKIRGEILIISNGKAIGKAELVDVLGPFTPEELAEHEDKHRASVSFLREYSNGKPLYAWVLRNAEKFDRPKEVEMAKGVQIWANVVVKDE
- a CDS encoding magnesium-dependent phosphatase-1, with product MRLLVLDLDGTLWGHEDASALVPPYEFGGDCLTDSLGQKLCLFPGVREFIEWASDRFILSIASWNIEERVRPILEGFGLWDYFMFPKIEGHPDKGDMIRRTIEELRSIGYDIDDVIYIDDRVIHIDGVKMAVPGVDFIHMWVDVKSFEELKQLLQKLG
- a CDS encoding MBL fold metallo-hydrolase; amino-acid sequence: MKVIWYGHACFWIETNGVKILIDPYPEVDDDRIGEVNYILITHEHTDHYGKVELLSRLRDATVIGPKQVYLMAVADGVTKVREIEAGQTIELENGVKVTAIYVEHPSSQYPLGYLIEGDKRLLHPGDTYAGPVFQRLRGKVDILLVPISGRSTANAREATQIVEDVRPRVVIPMHYGVYNDADPSKLAEELRKRRIWTLVREPQLYEEMSF
- a CDS encoding DUF366 family protein, with translation MELLVVKDKRIDYDGSAIGSHWAYRNFGILGNSLVVFRGKCDVKVEEMIDIEDLRASKEIRSDDMVHYIIEVFDLVNTLFASTLQKLFIAKLCEVLAEYGVKTERKGDDIYVNGRKLSISIATVSPVSVKIHIGINVEARGIPEGVEAIGLKEVGITDVEEFMERTGRALVEEFKKVKKDSLKVRWAQ
- a CDS encoding DUF1614 domain-containing protein — translated: MNKVRRFLFPPLNWPFLILIAVAFVLVFVFFSGAVLMAFDRLGLPPGVAVTLFVFALVGSFINIPIAEEVTYEPVIRVREVGFFGILYPMPYFDWEERKTVIAVNVGGALVPLSIVLYELFRLVHLGEYGLLLNTLLAVFIASLLSNAVARPIRGLGIAMPTLFPPLIAVLLGWLLGDGNPTLVAYVSGTLGVLIGADLMNWEKIKRLGAPMVSIGGAGTFDGIFLAGVIAVLLV
- a CDS encoding ribose-phosphate diphosphokinase, yielding MFVIGSGGKHLEGELRELGGEIIEVELRKFPDGEKYVRVLGSGDEATAVSSTFAPQDEKIVELLLIGDALREKGFKKLRAVVPYFAYSRQDRVTKEGEPVSVRAVMKALGIYYDELYIFDLHNPETLKYFPGRGVNVSPARVIADYFREKLGDGIVLAPDKGARERARAVAEELGLEYSHFEKRRISPTEVEMRPVDIDVKGKNVLIVDDIISTGGTMVKASEILRKLGAGKIFVGVTHGVFAEGAIERVSRAVDELAVTNTIPTPVSKISIVPEILRL
- a CDS encoding diacylglycerol/polyprenol kinase family protein; the protein is MFEWLPYAGLAALLILLAIGFTRKLGEEWAWINRKIIHFSIVPAVLMFYRGKIPAEVFSASAFAFALFQLWPHIKRREFSWYQIEHNYGEVFFAFSASIIPLVLPREYATALLLAMAISDGVTGVVRHYYFRRHGFNVKLKKHWTGSLAYLITALAIALAFLDGGAIRKMAWAVLLTLAEYQPWLDDNLAVPLVGSLLFLLY